The following coding sequences lie in one Dermacentor variabilis isolate Ectoservices unplaced genomic scaffold, ASM5094787v1 scaffold_18, whole genome shotgun sequence genomic window:
- the LOC142568319 gene encoding regulator of G-protein signaling 2-like isoform X1, whose amino-acid sequence MPEVTSASDSAVPSQRQSSKKMSSSCITSEPQQEKLEKLHKNCLIELLPANLLRRRPAPSVRPTPEEAKEWARSFRHLTASKYGLALFHVFLAREYSEENIEFWLACEELKTCRPNKLSGKAQRIFDEFIAPHSPKEVNLDALTRAEVTASLAKRPDRTCLDLAQRRVQGLLERDAYLRFLQCDLYQDLCRPPAP is encoded by the exons ATGCCTGAGGTAACTTCGGCTTCGGACTCGGCCGTGCCTTCCCAGCGACAG AGTTCCAAAAAGATGTCCTCCAGCTGCATAACCAGTGAACCCCAGCAGGAGAAGTTGGAGAAGCTGCACAAAAACTGCCT AATTGAGCTGCTTCCGGCAAACCTTCTTCGAAGACGCCCGGCCCCATCTGTGCGGCCGACCCCAGAGGAAGCCAAGGAATGGGCCAGATCATTCCGACACCTTACTGCCTCCAAAT ATGGCCTAGCCCTCTTCCACGTGTTCCTTGCGAGGGAGTACAGCGAGGAGAACATCGAGTTCTGGCTGGCCTGTGAAGAGCTCAAGACCTGCCGGCCCAACAAGCTTTCGGGCAAAGCACAGAGAATCTTCGATGAGTTCATCGCCCCACACTCGCCAAAAGAG GTGAACCTCGACGCCCTCACGCGAGCCGAGGTGACGGCCAGCCTGGCCAAGAGGCCCGACCGGACCTGCCTAGATCTGGCTCAACGCCGCGTCCAGGGCTTGCTGGAGAGAGACGCCTACCTGCGCTTCCTCCAGTGCGACCTGTACCAGGATCTGTGCCGACCGCCCGCACCCTAG
- the LOC142568319 gene encoding regulator of G-protein signaling 2-like isoform X2, protein MSSSCITSEPQQEKLEKLHKNCLIELLPANLLRRRPAPSVRPTPEEAKEWARSFRHLTASKYGLALFHVFLAREYSEENIEFWLACEELKTCRPNKLSGKAQRIFDEFIAPHSPKEVNLDALTRAEVTASLAKRPDRTCLDLAQRRVQGLLERDAYLRFLQCDLYQDLCRPPAP, encoded by the exons ATGTCCTCCAGCTGCATAACCAGTGAACCCCAGCAGGAGAAGTTGGAGAAGCTGCACAAAAACTGCCT AATTGAGCTGCTTCCGGCAAACCTTCTTCGAAGACGCCCGGCCCCATCTGTGCGGCCGACCCCAGAGGAAGCCAAGGAATGGGCCAGATCATTCCGACACCTTACTGCCTCCAAAT ATGGCCTAGCCCTCTTCCACGTGTTCCTTGCGAGGGAGTACAGCGAGGAGAACATCGAGTTCTGGCTGGCCTGTGAAGAGCTCAAGACCTGCCGGCCCAACAAGCTTTCGGGCAAAGCACAGAGAATCTTCGATGAGTTCATCGCCCCACACTCGCCAAAAGAG GTGAACCTCGACGCCCTCACGCGAGCCGAGGTGACGGCCAGCCTGGCCAAGAGGCCCGACCGGACCTGCCTAGATCTGGCTCAACGCCGCGTCCAGGGCTTGCTGGAGAGAGACGCCTACCTGCGCTTCCTCCAGTGCGACCTGTACCAGGATCTGTGCCGACCGCCCGCACCCTAG